One window from the genome of Spirosoma rhododendri encodes:
- a CDS encoding glycoside hydrolase family 43 protein, with protein sequence MQSLAQRTLIALLGLTTLTATAQTASPSATKTTAGNPVFPGWYADPEGIVFNKQYWIYPTYSAPYNQQVFMDAFSSPDLVTWTKHPRIVDTTSIKWAKRAMWAPSITEKGGKYYLFFGANDIQNDQERGGIGVAVADKPEGPFRDYLGKPLIDKFHNGAQPIDQFVFHDKDGQYYLIYGGWRHCNIAKLKPDFTGFLPFPDGKTFHEITPEGYVEGPFMFIRNGKYYFMWSEGGWTGPDYSVAYAVADSPFGPFKRVGKILQQDPTVARGAGHHSVIQVPSGSTDDWYIVYHRRPLTETDGNHRETCIDRMEFAADGSIKPVKITKEGVSRRPIR encoded by the coding sequence ATGCAGTCACTTGCTCAACGAACCCTGATCGCCCTCTTGGGGCTGACAACGCTTACCGCCACGGCGCAAACCGCCAGCCCGTCGGCCACCAAAACCACCGCCGGAAATCCGGTTTTCCCGGGCTGGTACGCCGACCCCGAAGGTATTGTTTTCAACAAGCAGTACTGGATTTACCCGACCTATTCGGCCCCCTACAACCAGCAGGTGTTCATGGACGCCTTCTCGTCGCCCGATCTGGTAACGTGGACCAAGCATCCGCGCATCGTCGACACGACGAGTATCAAATGGGCGAAGCGGGCGATGTGGGCACCGTCGATTACGGAGAAAGGCGGCAAGTACTACCTGTTCTTCGGGGCCAACGACATCCAGAACGATCAGGAGCGGGGCGGCATCGGTGTGGCCGTGGCCGACAAACCCGAAGGTCCGTTCCGCGACTATCTCGGCAAGCCGCTGATCGACAAGTTTCACAACGGCGCGCAGCCCATCGATCAGTTCGTTTTTCATGACAAAGACGGGCAGTATTACCTGATCTACGGCGGCTGGCGGCATTGCAACATCGCCAAACTCAAACCTGACTTCACCGGTTTTCTGCCGTTCCCCGATGGGAAAACGTTCCATGAGATTACCCCGGAAGGCTACGTCGAGGGGCCGTTTATGTTTATCCGCAACGGCAAATACTACTTCATGTGGTCGGAGGGGGGCTGGACCGGACCGGATTATTCCGTTGCCTACGCCGTCGCCGATTCACCGTTCGGACCGTTCAAGCGCGTCGGTAAAATTCTCCAGCAGGACCCGACCGTTGCCAGGGGCGCAGGCCACCACTCCGTCATCCAGGTACCAAGCGGGTCAACGGATGACTGGTATATTGTCTACCACCGTCGGCCGCTGACCGAAACCGACGGCAACCACCGCGAAACCTGCATCGACCGGATGGAGTTTGCCGCTGATGGATCGATCAAGCCGGTGAAAATCACGAAAGAAGGCGTCAGCCGCCGACCAATACGCTAG
- a CDS encoding fibronectin type III domain-containing protein, with product MNLSTRFWLLALLLATAFRLSAQSNAPSNLAGSAPAYNRVVLTWKDNATNESKFEIERKDFTSFTKVGEAAANATTYTDNSVQGSGSYTYRVRAIVATGAATGYSAEVTVTTPATPPTTPTGLGAATLSTSAIRLTWINPGAGSATDFLLERAASAGGSYTQVAVVPYSRTPTYDDGGLSSGTQYCYRVRARGPGGTSDYSNVACATTTAPAPTPPVTPSGATVSAVSTSQLQVFWQDVNVVPVTFEISRANSAGGTYTVVQADFGQKIFTDNNLSANTQYCYKVRAKNSAGLYSGYSNEACGTTKAPAPTAPNAPARLSVNAVSSSQINLQWADLSDNETGFQIERAPNSSGTFIKIADLGANATTYSDNGLSGSTQYCYRVRAVNGVGPSGYTDTQCATTPAAPAGVPQNLAATAVSTTQINLSWSGVSGASGYQLERSSNGNDSWTKIADPASTATTYSDQNLTPNTRYFYRIRALNAAGAPGGYSNTADATTPDSPPAAPARLVITSVAYNQISLQWAAGSANQIGFQLERSPDGSNWAKLADVAANATTYTDNTVQPQTKYFYRLRAVNAAGVSGYSSVVDATTPAGPPAAPQNLVATAVSTTQINLSWSAVATATNVLVERSPNGNDGWAQIASLPGDATSYADQGRTPNTRYYYRIRATNASGAGPYSAVANALTPDAPPAAPARLSATAASFSQINLQWADLSGNESGFQLERSPNGSDGWTKIADVAANATTYSDPNLSPRTRYFYRIRAVNAAGSSDYSNTADATTPDSPPAAPARLTATATSNTQIDLAWADLSDNETGFEIERSIDGTTFTKIADLGANVTTYQNTGLTPNTRYYYRIRAKNAVGLSAYSAVADATTPDVPPAAPARLTATATSPTQVALAWADLSNNESSFQLERSSSATGTFTKVADIAANATTYTDNNLTDATQYCYRIRAINAAGPSGYADAVCVTTPLAPPASPTDLTALVQDYDQIRLNWTAVSPKAVTISIERATSANGPFVEIKQVPAAVTSYVDPGLTEFTIYYYRIKAINTAGNSGYSNVASARINEVIIAVEDELDTHTELYVSDRALNVVTNWFSTLSTTVQLLTQTGQSVLTDNRLVRPTARWHYDLNHLPTGTYLVHLVADGRKLTKRILLP from the coding sequence ATGAATCTATCCACACGCTTCTGGTTGCTGGCTTTGTTGCTGGCAACCGCATTCCGCCTGTCTGCCCAATCCAACGCGCCGTCGAATCTGGCAGGCTCGGCACCGGCCTATAACCGGGTGGTGCTGACCTGGAAAGACAATGCGACGAACGAATCCAAATTCGAGATCGAGCGGAAAGACTTCACCAGCTTCACAAAGGTAGGGGAGGCCGCTGCCAATGCTACGACCTACACCGACAATTCCGTGCAGGGCAGCGGGTCGTATACCTACCGGGTTCGGGCTATTGTGGCAACGGGTGCCGCTACGGGTTACTCCGCTGAAGTAACCGTGACGACTCCCGCCACACCCCCAACGACGCCCACCGGTCTCGGCGCTGCCACCCTGTCGACCTCGGCCATTCGCCTGACCTGGATCAACCCCGGTGCCGGAAGCGCCACCGACTTTCTGCTCGAACGGGCTGCGTCGGCGGGCGGGTCGTACACGCAGGTGGCTGTCGTGCCGTATAGCCGGACACCGACTTACGACGATGGCGGACTGAGCAGCGGGACCCAGTACTGCTACCGGGTCCGGGCGCGGGGACCGGGCGGCACATCGGACTACTCAAACGTAGCCTGCGCTACTACGACGGCCCCCGCACCAACGCCCCCCGTTACGCCCTCGGGGGCAACGGTATCGGCTGTCTCGACCAGTCAGCTACAGGTGTTCTGGCAGGATGTCAATGTCGTACCGGTCACGTTCGAGATTTCGCGGGCCAACAGCGCGGGCGGGACGTACACGGTTGTTCAGGCTGATTTCGGGCAGAAGATTTTTACCGACAACAACTTGTCGGCCAACACGCAGTACTGCTATAAAGTACGGGCAAAGAACAGCGCGGGTCTGTATTCGGGCTACAGCAACGAAGCCTGTGGCACGACCAAAGCCCCGGCACCTACGGCACCGAACGCCCCCGCCCGGCTGAGCGTGAATGCCGTGAGCAGTAGTCAGATCAATTTGCAATGGGCGGATTTGTCGGACAATGAAACGGGTTTTCAGATCGAACGGGCACCGAACAGCAGCGGTACGTTCATCAAAATTGCTGACCTCGGTGCGAACGCTACGACCTACAGCGATAATGGTCTGTCGGGCAGTACGCAATATTGCTACAGGGTGCGGGCCGTGAACGGGGTAGGGCCGAGCGGCTACACCGACACGCAATGCGCGACGACACCGGCTGCTCCGGCCGGGGTGCCCCAGAATCTGGCTGCAACGGCTGTGTCGACCACGCAGATCAATCTCAGCTGGTCGGGCGTGTCGGGCGCGTCGGGTTACCAACTGGAACGTAGCTCGAACGGAAACGACAGCTGGACGAAGATAGCAGACCCCGCCAGTACCGCCACAACATACAGCGACCAAAACCTAACGCCGAACACGCGCTATTTTTACCGGATTCGTGCGCTGAACGCAGCCGGTGCGCCGGGCGGTTACTCCAACACCGCCGACGCGACTACGCCCGATAGTCCACCCGCTGCACCGGCCCGGCTCGTAATTACGTCAGTGGCTTACAATCAGATCAGTCTGCAATGGGCGGCTGGCTCGGCCAATCAGATCGGGTTTCAACTGGAGCGCAGCCCTGACGGCAGCAACTGGGCCAAACTAGCTGACGTAGCAGCCAACGCGACAACTTACACCGATAATACGGTGCAGCCGCAGACGAAGTATTTCTATCGGCTTCGGGCTGTTAACGCAGCGGGGGTATCGGGCTATTCGAGCGTTGTTGATGCGACGACGCCTGCTGGGCCACCGGCCGCTCCGCAGAATCTGGTAGCTACGGCGGTATCGACCACCCAGATCAACCTAAGCTGGTCTGCGGTTGCTACGGCAACGAATGTGCTGGTCGAACGGAGCCCCAATGGGAACGATGGCTGGGCGCAGATCGCCAGCCTGCCGGGCGATGCAACGAGCTATGCCGATCAGGGACGAACGCCGAATACCCGTTACTACTACCGCATCCGGGCGACCAACGCCAGCGGTGCCGGCCCGTATTCGGCCGTCGCCAACGCCCTCACACCCGACGCGCCACCGGCCGCTCCTGCCCGGCTATCGGCCACGGCGGCATCGTTCAGCCAGATCAATTTGCAGTGGGCCGACCTGTCGGGCAACGAAAGCGGTTTTCAACTCGAGCGGAGCCCGAACGGGAGCGATGGCTGGACGAAAATTGCCGACGTTGCGGCCAATGCCACCACCTATAGCGATCCCAACCTCAGCCCCCGCACTCGCTATTTCTACCGAATCCGGGCCGTGAATGCGGCTGGCTCATCAGACTATTCCAACACCGCCGATGCAACGACCCCCGACAGTCCGCCCGCTGCACCGGCCCGGCTGACGGCCACGGCTACGTCGAACACGCAGATAGACCTGGCCTGGGCGGATTTGTCGGATAACGAAACGGGTTTTGAAATCGAACGCTCAATCGACGGCACGACGTTTACCAAAATCGCCGATCTCGGTGCGAACGTGACGACTTACCAGAACACTGGACTGACGCCCAATACCCGTTATTACTACCGGATTCGGGCGAAAAATGCGGTGGGTTTGTCGGCCTATTCGGCCGTTGCCGATGCCACCACCCCCGATGTGCCCCCCGCTGCCCCTGCCCGGTTGACGGCCACGGCCACGTCGCCCACGCAGGTCGCACTCGCCTGGGCCGACCTGAGCAACAACGAAAGCAGTTTTCAACTTGAACGCAGCAGCAGCGCCACCGGCACATTCACCAAAGTCGCCGACATTGCCGCCAACGCCACCACCTACACCGACAACAACCTGACTGACGCGACGCAGTACTGCTACCGCATCCGGGCCATAAACGCGGCTGGTCCATCGGGCTATGCCGATGCGGTTTGCGTCACGACGCCGTTGGCACCACCTGCGTCGCCCACCGACCTGACGGCACTGGTGCAGGACTATGATCAGATCCGACTCAACTGGACGGCTGTATCGCCCAAAGCCGTGACAATCAGTATCGAACGGGCGACCAGCGCGAACGGCCCATTTGTGGAAATTAAGCAGGTGCCGGCGGCTGTCACGAGCTACGTCGACCCCGGCCTGACCGAGTTCACGATCTACTACTACCGCATCAAGGCCATCAATACGGCGGGGAATTCCGGCTATTCCAACGTCGCGTCGGCCCGGATCAACGAAGTGATAATTGCCGTGGAGGACGAACTGGATACCCACACGGAACTGTACGTCAGCGACCGTGCACTGAACGTCGTCACCAACTGGTTTTCGACACTGTCGACAACGGTACAGCTGCTGACCCAGACCGGGCAATCGGTTCTAACCGATAATCGGCTGGTACGCCCCACTGCCCGCTGGCACTACGACCTGAACCACCTTCCGACGGGAACTTACCTGGTCCACCTTGTTGCCGACGGGCGTAAACTGACAAAACGAATCCTGCTGCCATGA
- a CDS encoding fibronectin type III domain-containing protein codes for MKSVCLLVLLIGLSGASLLAQRPQRQAAPTTTRPAAGSATARADTHFELSAIGRAFGDSVVVRWAPHSVILFREINRNGGYILTRRSLGADGRLHLDFQKDVRGWTLDEWKQRSPRTDSLAAACAQLAHGKNSVLKSANDAVTLDKLVQQKTQDDFQLMLLLLLLADENARHAEGLGLGYIDRAVKKGTQYFYYLTPRYDGRFLSVDEQKVMVSNVGSYVRPPMPSVRAEQLDKIVRLVWDRQVSDELFSAYYVERSADGGRTYRRLNRLPYTQAPVQSEQALYSYVDSLQRNYVRYQYRVVGISPFGERSVPSPVITAQGIDLTPPTAARNVQAKHLGGSKVRITWEQSALPSDFAGYIIARGNDEKSPVSPLTKQVLGKTVREYIDETANPYGKTFYKVVALDTAKNASPSMAAYCTFKDVTGPAKPKNVQGYIDTTGYVRLVWDPNAEPDLLGYAVLMANQRDHVFTNRTSDYLPTSVYDDQTTLSTLTKKLYYRVVAYDKNYNPSPPPDILELARPDKVPPSSPVISDFVASDTAIVVRWTPSISQDVQEQVLYRRGAATENWRELAKLTPQQDSYADQQVKPDAPYSYMLMAVDSAGLASPASFPLNCQYVTGYSPVGPAVGGAGRGRWSNGSVALATPRSVRPLHHLPGDGCQFAALVRVRQPRTDIH; via the coding sequence ATGAAATCAGTCTGTCTACTAGTCTTGCTTATCGGTCTGTCGGGTGCATCCTTACTGGCGCAGCGTCCGCAGCGTCAGGCGGCACCGACAACCACGCGTCCGGCGGCTGGGTCGGCAACGGCCCGCGCCGACACGCACTTTGAGCTGTCGGCAATTGGCCGGGCGTTCGGCGACTCGGTCGTGGTCCGCTGGGCACCGCACAGCGTTATTCTCTTTCGCGAAATCAACCGAAACGGCGGCTACATTCTGACCCGGCGCAGCCTTGGCGCGGATGGACGGCTGCACCTGGATTTTCAGAAGGACGTCCGGGGCTGGACGCTCGACGAATGGAAGCAGCGCAGCCCCCGCACCGACAGTCTGGCTGCGGCCTGCGCGCAGCTGGCACACGGTAAAAACAGCGTGCTCAAATCAGCCAACGATGCCGTTACGCTCGACAAGCTGGTACAGCAGAAAACGCAGGACGATTTTCAGCTGATGTTGCTGCTGCTGCTGCTGGCCGACGAAAATGCGCGCCATGCCGAAGGGCTGGGGCTTGGCTACATCGACCGGGCGGTGAAGAAAGGCACGCAGTATTTCTATTACCTGACCCCCCGCTACGATGGCCGTTTTCTATCGGTTGATGAGCAGAAAGTAATGGTCAGCAATGTGGGGTCGTATGTGCGCCCACCCATGCCCAGCGTCCGGGCCGAGCAGCTCGACAAAATCGTTCGGCTCGTTTGGGATAGGCAGGTGAGCGACGAACTGTTTTCGGCGTACTACGTCGAGCGTTCGGCCGATGGCGGGCGCACCTACCGGCGGCTAAACCGACTGCCGTACACACAGGCACCCGTGCAGTCGGAGCAGGCGTTGTACAGCTATGTCGATTCGTTGCAGCGAAACTACGTCCGGTATCAGTACCGCGTTGTTGGCATTTCCCCGTTCGGGGAGCGCAGCGTGCCGTCGCCCGTCATCACGGCGCAGGGCATCGACCTGACCCCGCCCACCGCAGCCCGGAATGTGCAGGCCAAACACCTCGGCGGTAGCAAAGTCCGCATTACGTGGGAGCAGTCGGCGCTGCCGTCTGATTTTGCCGGGTACATCATTGCGCGGGGCAACGACGAAAAAAGCCCGGTCAGTCCGCTGACGAAGCAGGTGTTGGGCAAAACCGTCCGGGAGTACATCGATGAAACGGCGAATCCGTATGGGAAAACATTTTACAAAGTTGTCGCGCTCGATACGGCCAAAAACGCCAGTCCGTCGATGGCGGCTTACTGCACTTTTAAAGATGTGACAGGCCCGGCGAAGCCTAAAAACGTGCAGGGTTATATCGACACGACCGGTTATGTGCGGCTGGTGTGGGACCCCAACGCGGAGCCGGACCTGCTGGGCTATGCGGTGCTGATGGCAAACCAGCGCGATCACGTGTTCACCAACCGCACCAGCGATTACCTGCCCACCAGCGTGTACGACGACCAAACGACGCTGAGCACACTGACGAAAAAGCTGTATTACCGGGTTGTAGCCTACGATAAAAACTACAACCCCAGCCCGCCACCCGATATTCTCGAACTGGCTCGCCCTGACAAAGTACCGCCCAGCAGCCCGGTCATCAGCGACTTCGTAGCCAGCGACACGGCCATTGTGGTGCGCTGGACACCCAGCATCAGTCAGGATGTGCAGGAACAGGTGTTGTACCGGCGGGGAGCCGCGACGGAAAACTGGCGCGAACTGGCCAAACTGACCCCCCAGCAGGACAGCTACGCCGATCAGCAGGTAAAGCCCGACGCGCCGTACAGCTATATGCTGATGGCGGTCGATTCGGCGGGGTTGGCATCGCCCGCGTCGTTTCCGCTCAACTGTCAATACGTTACGGGCTATTCCCCGGTCGGCCCGGCAGTTGGTGGCGCAGGTCGGGGCCGATGGTCGAACGGTAGCGTTGCGCTGGCAACACCCCGATCCGTACGCCCGCTTCATCATCTACCGGGCGACGGGTGCCAGTTCGCTGCGCTCGTACGAGTCCGTCAACCGCGAACTGACATTCACTGA
- a CDS encoding TonB-dependent receptor has translation MRSTLLLTGFLLLLSRPLWAQSAPDRRPLPVKVSGGLNAYAGFYAADGIAARNQASPFGISGAVTVALPGGISLPFSAVLGNQGSSFRQPFNQFGVSPTYKWATVHAGYRNVSFSPFTLAGHTFLGGGVELNPGKLRLGAVYGRFNKAISSNLAEPDIIPAYQRTGYAVKVGYGKPGNYVDLIMLRAKDDSASIASQPQSLTQTVVPAENLVVGLTTRLLILKHITVELDEAVSAYTRDIRATLVSTEGSNPATRLFGKLFTPRLSTQLTQATQAAVGYRGGNAGIKLQYKRIDPNFQTMGAYYFQSDIESYAIAPNLTLIDGKLRLSGSYGIQFDNLAGNKNARTGRKIGSLVVSYNPATAYGVDVQLSNYGISQQAGLRPLIDTLRLSQNNLSATVNGRYTLQKDDVMQVFTLTTTYQKLSDLNANTANQTENTNTNLNLGYFYQQTTTGWGINGMLSYTQTQLPIAVGDTNQTVRFFGPTLGATQAFFEKKLTTSATASYLVNQQAGLTGKVLTVTANAGYQVAKRQTISLSANYLNSNTGIQSQTFNELRANLGYGISF, from the coding sequence ATGCGCTCAACTCTACTGCTTACTGGCTTCCTGCTCCTGCTTAGTCGACCACTCTGGGCACAGTCGGCACCCGACCGGCGACCGTTGCCGGTGAAGGTGTCGGGGGGGCTGAATGCCTACGCGGGCTTCTATGCCGCCGATGGCATTGCCGCCCGGAATCAGGCGTCGCCGTTTGGCATCAGCGGGGCCGTTACGGTGGCACTTCCTGGCGGTATCTCGCTGCCGTTCTCGGCGGTACTAGGCAATCAGGGTAGCAGCTTCCGGCAACCGTTCAACCAGTTTGGTGTGTCGCCGACCTACAAATGGGCGACCGTTCACGCGGGCTACCGCAACGTCAGCTTTTCACCCTTTACGCTGGCCGGACACACGTTTCTGGGCGGGGGTGTCGAACTGAACCCCGGTAAGCTTCGGCTGGGGGCAGTCTACGGCCGGTTCAACAAAGCCATTTCCAGCAACCTCGCCGAACCCGACATCATCCCGGCCTATCAGCGCACGGGCTATGCCGTGAAAGTCGGTTACGGCAAACCCGGCAACTACGTCGACCTGATTATGCTGCGGGCCAAAGACGATTCGGCCTCAATAGCGTCGCAACCCCAGTCGCTGACCCAGACCGTCGTCCCCGCCGAAAATCTGGTCGTGGGCCTGACCACCCGGTTGCTGATTCTGAAACACATTACCGTCGAACTGGACGAGGCCGTCAGTGCCTATACCCGCGACATCCGGGCCACCCTCGTATCGACCGAAGGCAGCAACCCGGCTACGCGCCTGTTCGGCAAGCTGTTCACCCCCCGGCTCTCAACGCAGCTGACGCAGGCAACGCAGGCGGCAGTTGGTTATCGGGGGGGCAACGCGGGTATCAAACTCCAGTACAAGCGCATCGATCCGAATTTTCAGACGATGGGTGCGTACTATTTCCAGTCCGACATCGAAAGTTACGCCATCGCGCCCAACCTGACCCTGATCGACGGGAAACTTCGGCTGTCGGGCAGCTACGGCATTCAGTTCGACAATCTGGCCGGGAACAAAAACGCGCGGACGGGCCGGAAAATCGGGTCGCTCGTCGTGTCGTATAACCCTGCTACGGCCTACGGTGTCGACGTGCAGCTATCGAATTACGGCATCAGTCAGCAGGCGGGGTTACGGCCGCTGATCGATACGCTCCGGCTATCGCAGAACAACCTCTCGGCCACCGTCAACGGGCGGTACACGCTTCAGAAAGACGACGTCATGCAGGTTTTTACGCTGACGACGACCTACCAGAAACTCAGCGACCTGAACGCCAACACCGCCAATCAGACGGAGAACACGAATACCAACCTGAATCTGGGCTATTTCTACCAGCAGACCACGACCGGCTGGGGGATCAACGGGATGCTGTCGTACACGCAGACGCAACTGCCCATTGCCGTCGGCGACACCAATCAGACGGTCCGGTTTTTCGGCCCGACGCTGGGCGCGACGCAGGCTTTTTTCGAGAAAAAACTGACCACTTCGGCCACCGCCAGCTACCTCGTCAATCAACAGGCTGGCCTGACGGGCAAGGTGCTGACCGTTACGGCCAATGCGGGCTACCAGGTCGCTAAGCGGCAGACAATCAGCCTGTCGGCCAACTACCTCAACTCAAACACGGGCATTCAGTCACAGACGTTCAACGAACTCAGAGCGAACCTCGGCTATGGCATTTCTTTCTAA
- a CDS encoding YdeI/OmpD-associated family protein, giving the protein MNPAVDEYIDNARQWHQELTALRTIVLDCPVEETIKWGVPCYTYRGSNVVLMHVFKDYCALLFVKGVLLADPAGILIQQTENTQASRQIRFTNVQQLTPLRDTVKAYLYEAIELEKAGAKVSLKQPADYAVPDEFQRQLDGNAALKTAFAALTPGRQRAYLLHFAAPKQAKTRESRIEKCIPDILDVKGLND; this is encoded by the coding sequence ATGAATCCAGCCGTAGACGAGTACATCGATAACGCCAGACAGTGGCATCAGGAACTAACGGCTCTACGGACTATCGTGCTCGATTGTCCGGTCGAGGAAACCATAAAATGGGGTGTTCCCTGCTACACGTATCGAGGCAGTAACGTGGTGCTGATGCACGTCTTTAAAGACTATTGCGCGCTCCTGTTTGTCAAAGGGGTTCTCCTGGCTGATCCGGCTGGCATACTGATTCAGCAGACCGAAAACACGCAGGCAAGCCGCCAGATTCGGTTTACGAACGTGCAGCAACTGACCCCGCTGCGTGACACTGTGAAAGCTTATCTGTACGAAGCCATCGAGCTGGAAAAAGCGGGCGCAAAGGTCAGTCTCAAACAACCAGCCGACTATGCCGTCCCCGACGAATTTCAGCGTCAGCTGGACGGGAACGCTGCGCTAAAAACCGCCTTTGCTGCCCTGACACCCGGGCGCCAACGCGCTTATCTGCTGCATTTTGCCGCGCCCAAACAGGCTAAAACGCGGGAGTCGCGTATCGAGAAATGCATTCCTGATATTCTCGACGTAAAGGGGCTGAACGATTAG